From Humibacter ginsenosidimutans, a single genomic window includes:
- a CDS encoding DNA-formamidopyrimidine glycosylase family protein has product MPEGDTVYQQARLLNDMLGGHILTRCDLRVPAFATTDLSGMLVHEVVSRGKHLLMRVGDSTIHSHLKMEGEWRVYAPGEPWRRPAFQARAVLATETAQAVGFELGLLEVLPTTREADAVGHLGPDLLGPDWDEREAVRRLAEHPDAPIAVALLDQRNLAGLGNEYVDELCFVRGMLPTRPVRDVDLAKTVALAHRMIVANRDRRIRSTTGETRRGRTSYVHRREGMPCRRCGTHVERMRLGPSELELRETWYCPRCQT; this is encoded by the coding sequence ATGCCTGAGGGCGACACCGTCTACCAGCAGGCGCGGCTGCTCAACGACATGCTCGGCGGCCACATCCTCACCCGCTGCGACCTGCGGGTGCCCGCGTTCGCCACGACCGACCTCAGCGGCATGCTCGTGCACGAGGTCGTGAGCCGCGGCAAGCATCTGCTGATGCGGGTGGGCGACAGCACCATTCACAGCCACCTCAAGATGGAGGGCGAATGGCGCGTCTACGCGCCGGGCGAGCCATGGCGGCGTCCCGCATTCCAGGCGCGCGCGGTGCTCGCCACCGAGACGGCACAGGCCGTCGGCTTCGAGCTCGGCCTGCTGGAGGTGCTGCCGACCACACGCGAAGCGGATGCCGTCGGCCACCTCGGTCCCGATCTGCTCGGCCCCGACTGGGACGAGCGGGAGGCCGTGCGGAGGTTGGCGGAGCATCCCGACGCGCCGATCGCCGTCGCGCTGCTCGACCAGCGCAATCTCGCGGGGCTCGGCAACGAGTACGTCGACGAGCTCTGCTTCGTGCGCGGGATGCTCCCCACCCGCCCCGTGCGCGATGTCGACCTCGCGAAGACGGTTGCGCTCGCCCACCGCATGATCGTGGCCAACCGGGATCGGCGCATCCGCTCGACCACCGGCGAGACGCGCCGCGGACGCACGTCATACGTGCACCGACGCGAGGGGATGCCGTGCCGCCGCTGCGGCACCCACGTCGAGCGCATGCGCCTCGGCCCGAGCGAGCTCGAGCTGCGCGAGACGTGGTATTGCCCGAGGTGCCAGACGTAG
- a CDS encoding S1C family serine protease, which produces MRNDRSTRRTVGWITAAVAASVVVAAGGMTASVLTVSDAVSAFSKAVASQSAAERAGYGYGSQGSSGGSGSSGNGNSYGYGYGQDGSGSSSSGTDATSSQAKGIVVIDTVLSYDQAEAAGTGMVLTSSGEILTNNHVVEGSTSIKVTVVSTGKTYTAKVVGTDATDDVAVLQLSGASGLTTASIGDSSNVSTGDNVTAVGNAGGTGSLTAASGTVTGTDKSITTQAESSVASESLSGLIETDAGIQSGDSGGPLYNSSGKVIAIDTAASADTQVSDGYAIPIDDALSIVTKIENGDAGSNITIGLPAFLGVEVASTDASTGLGDSGLGSGLGGSSGYGGGDYGYSGGDGSTQTATGATIAEVIDGTPAASAGLAAGDTITAVGGTTVTSSDGLTSALKKYSPGDSVSITWTDSSGASQTATVTLTSGPAA; this is translated from the coding sequence ATGCGCAACGACAGAAGCACTCGTCGCACGGTCGGCTGGATCACGGCCGCCGTCGCGGCATCCGTTGTGGTCGCCGCGGGAGGAATGACGGCCAGTGTGCTGACCGTGAGCGACGCGGTCTCCGCGTTCTCGAAAGCGGTCGCATCGCAGTCGGCCGCCGAGCGGGCGGGCTACGGCTACGGGTCGCAGGGAAGCAGCGGCGGCAGCGGCAGCAGCGGAAACGGCAACTCGTACGGCTACGGCTACGGGCAGGACGGCTCGGGCTCGAGCTCCTCAGGAACGGATGCAACGTCATCCCAGGCGAAGGGCATCGTCGTCATCGACACGGTGCTCTCCTACGACCAGGCGGAGGCGGCGGGCACCGGAATGGTGCTCACGAGCTCCGGCGAGATCCTCACCAACAATCACGTGGTCGAAGGCTCCACGAGCATCAAGGTGACAGTGGTCTCCACGGGCAAGACCTACACGGCCAAGGTGGTCGGCACCGACGCCACCGACGATGTCGCCGTGCTGCAGTTGAGCGGCGCATCCGGGCTCACCACGGCATCCATCGGCGACTCGTCGAACGTGTCGACGGGCGACAACGTCACCGCCGTCGGCAACGCGGGCGGCACCGGGTCGCTCACGGCGGCATCCGGAACCGTGACTGGCACCGACAAGTCGATCACGACCCAGGCGGAGAGCTCGGTGGCCTCCGAGAGCCTCAGCGGGCTCATCGAGACGGATGCCGGCATCCAGTCCGGTGATTCCGGCGGGCCGCTCTACAACAGCTCCGGCAAGGTGATCGCCATCGACACCGCGGCTTCCGCCGACACCCAGGTCTCCGACGGCTACGCCATCCCGATCGACGACGCGCTCTCCATCGTGACGAAGATCGAGAACGGCGACGCCGGCTCGAACATCACGATCGGACTTCCCGCCTTCCTCGGCGTGGAGGTCGCGAGCACGGATGCCTCGACCGGGCTCGGCGATTCCGGTCTCGGCTCTGGCCTTGGCGGCTCCTCCGGCTACGGAGGCGGCGACTACGGCTACAGCGGCGGCGACGGCAGCACGCAGACCGCGACGGGCGCCACGATCGCCGAGGTGATCGACGGCACGCCGGCCGCCTCGGCGGGACTCGCAGCGGGCGACACCATCACGGCGGTGGGCGGCACGACCGTGACCTCGTCGGACGGCCTCACCTCCGCGCTGAAGAAGTACAGCCCCGGCGACTCCGTCTCGATCACGTGGACGGACTCCTCCGGAGCCTCGCAGACCGCGACGGTGACGCTGACCTCGGGCCCCGCCGCCTGA
- a CDS encoding dihydroxy-acid dehydratase — protein sequence MTLRSQDWYGGDGRDPYIHRAWMRRGIPGDAFDGKRPQIAIANTAGDLVPCNLHLNEVAQYVKNGVYEAGGIPLEIPVMGLGETLVKPTAMLWRNLAAMQVEEMLRANPVDAVVLLGGCDKTIPALLMGAASVDIPAVVVPGGPMLNGHFRGELMGCGTGVWQLSEEVRAGTLSEAEFERSETAMIRSKGHCNTMGTASTMGIMAEALGMTIPGLAGTPAADARLLEAAHATGRLAVELVAEQRTVSKVITKESFHNAIVALAAIGGSTNAVVHLLAIAGRLGIDLTLDDFDRIGANVPLLVNLQPAGEYLMEDLFRAGGVLAVFDQVKDLFDPSAQTVMGVPLTDFLGEHPVWDRDVISLREDPLQDDAGIAVLRGNLATRGAIIKPAAATAELLVHRGKAVVFDSIEDFHARIDDPDLDVDADSVLVLRGCGPKGYPGMPEVANLPLPPKLLKQGVRDMVRVCDGRMSGTAYGTVVLHVAPEAAAGGTLALVRDGDIISLDVPNRRIEVELSDEELAARRPPFRETGSFAHAERGWQKLYVEHVQGADTGADLDFLVGSSGSVVTRESH from the coding sequence ATGACCCTGCGCAGCCAGGACTGGTACGGCGGTGATGGCCGCGACCCGTACATCCACCGGGCGTGGATGCGCCGCGGCATTCCGGGGGATGCCTTCGACGGCAAGCGCCCCCAGATCGCGATCGCGAACACCGCCGGCGACCTCGTGCCGTGCAACCTGCACCTGAACGAGGTCGCACAGTACGTGAAGAACGGCGTGTACGAGGCGGGCGGGATCCCGCTCGAGATCCCGGTGATGGGGCTCGGCGAGACGCTCGTGAAGCCGACCGCCATGCTCTGGCGCAATCTGGCGGCGATGCAGGTCGAGGAGATGCTGCGGGCGAACCCGGTGGATGCCGTCGTGCTGCTCGGCGGCTGCGACAAGACCATTCCCGCGCTGCTGATGGGCGCGGCATCCGTCGACATCCCGGCTGTCGTCGTGCCGGGCGGCCCGATGCTGAACGGGCACTTCCGCGGCGAGCTCATGGGCTGCGGCACCGGCGTGTGGCAGCTCAGCGAGGAGGTGCGCGCCGGCACGCTGAGCGAGGCGGAGTTCGAGCGGTCGGAGACCGCGATGATCCGGTCGAAGGGCCACTGCAACACCATGGGCACGGCGTCGACCATGGGCATCATGGCCGAGGCGCTCGGCATGACCATTCCGGGTCTGGCGGGAACGCCCGCGGCGGATGCGCGCCTGCTCGAGGCAGCGCACGCCACCGGCCGGCTCGCCGTCGAGCTCGTGGCCGAGCAACGCACCGTGTCGAAGGTCATCACGAAGGAGTCGTTCCACAACGCGATCGTGGCCCTGGCCGCGATCGGCGGGTCGACGAACGCGGTCGTGCATCTGCTCGCCATCGCGGGACGGCTCGGCATCGACCTCACGCTCGACGACTTCGATCGCATCGGCGCGAACGTGCCCCTGCTGGTCAACCTGCAGCCCGCGGGCGAGTACCTCATGGAGGATCTCTTCCGCGCCGGCGGCGTGCTGGCGGTGTTCGATCAGGTGAAGGACCTCTTCGATCCGAGCGCGCAGACCGTGATGGGCGTGCCGTTGACGGACTTCCTCGGCGAGCATCCGGTGTGGGATCGCGACGTCATCTCCTTGCGCGAGGATCCCCTGCAGGACGACGCGGGCATCGCGGTGCTGCGCGGCAACCTCGCCACCCGGGGCGCGATCATCAAGCCCGCGGCCGCGACGGCGGAGCTGCTCGTGCACCGAGGCAAGGCCGTCGTCTTCGACTCGATCGAGGACTTCCACGCCCGCATCGACGACCCCGACCTCGATGTGGATGCCGACTCCGTGCTCGTGCTGCGCGGCTGCGGTCCCAAGGGCTACCCCGGGATGCCGGAGGTCGCCAACCTGCCGCTGCCGCCGAAGCTGCTCAAGCAGGGCGTGCGCGACATGGTGCGGGTGTGCGACGGACGCATGTCGGGCACCGCATACGGCACCGTCGTGCTGCACGTCGCACCGGAGGCCGCTGCTGGCGGCACACTCGCCCTGGTTCGTGACGGCGACATCATCTCGCTGGATGTGCCGAACCGCCGCATCGAGGTCGAGCTGAGCGACGAGGAGCTCGCGGCACGCAGACCGCCGTTCCGTGAGACCGGTTCGTTCGCCCATGCCGAGCGCGGCTGGCAGAAGCTGTACGTCGAGCACGTGCAAGGTGCCGACACCGGCGCCGACCTCGACTTCCTGGTCGGCTCGAGCGGCTCAGTCGTGACCCGGGAGTCGCATTGA
- a CDS encoding fumarylacetoacetate hydrolase family protein codes for MTDITARAPIGLARVRSGDDVLWTVRNGDVYAPLGATLAELLRLPRDEARGVVEKARVDAVGAGIHVDAVLAPVDPEHEVWAAGVTYLRSRDGRIEEATDGSPYDRVYVAKRPELFFKATGRRVVGPGEPVGVRVDSGWDVPEPELGLVIDAGGDIFGFVAGDDASSRSIEGENLLYLPQAKVYTASCALGPEIVPAWLAAPPFDIAMSIARDGATVFEGSTTTDAMARTLPDLADWLFRGLDFPDGVILLTGTGVVPGADFTLTAGDVVTIAVDDIGTLTNPVIAVGR; via the coding sequence ATGACTGACATCACGGCCCGCGCCCCGATCGGTCTCGCGCGCGTGCGCTCCGGCGACGACGTGCTCTGGACGGTGCGCAACGGCGACGTGTACGCACCACTGGGCGCGACGCTCGCCGAGCTGCTGCGTCTGCCGCGGGACGAAGCGCGGGGCGTCGTGGAGAAGGCGCGCGTCGATGCGGTGGGTGCGGGCATCCACGTCGACGCCGTGCTCGCTCCGGTCGACCCGGAGCACGAGGTGTGGGCGGCGGGCGTCACCTACCTGCGCAGCCGCGACGGCCGCATCGAGGAGGCCACGGACGGCTCGCCTTACGACCGCGTGTACGTCGCGAAGCGTCCCGAGCTGTTCTTCAAGGCGACCGGCCGCCGCGTCGTCGGCCCCGGCGAGCCCGTCGGCGTGCGCGTCGATTCCGGCTGGGACGTGCCGGAGCCCGAGCTCGGTCTGGTGATCGACGCAGGGGGCGACATCTTCGGCTTCGTGGCGGGCGATGACGCGAGCAGCCGTTCGATCGAGGGCGAGAACCTGCTCTACCTGCCGCAGGCCAAGGTGTACACGGCATCGTGCGCGCTGGGACCGGAGATCGTTCCCGCCTGGCTGGCCGCGCCGCCGTTCGACATCGCGATGTCGATCGCCCGCGACGGCGCCACCGTGTTCGAGGGCAGCACGACGACGGATGCCATGGCCCGCACCCTGCCCGATCTCGCCGACTGGCTCTTCCGCGGCCTCGACTTTCCCGACGGCGTCATCTTGCTGACGGGTACCGGCGTGGTGCCCGGTGCCGACTTCACGCTCACGGCTGGCGATGTCGTGACGATCGCCGTCGACGACATCGGCACGCTGACGAACCCGGTGATCGCCGTCGGGCGCTGA